The window GATCGTGCCGTTGTCAGAGATGGTGACGGTGACGTCACCCCGCTGGACTGACGCCGTGGCGTACTTGGACAGGGCCGTCGTGTTCTGGCTTGCGCGCGACCGGGCAAAGACGTAACCGCCCGCGCCGACGAGCACGACCAGGACCAAAATGATGACCAGGGTCCGACGCTTCAAGGGACTCCCTCCATTTGCCGCCGCTTTGCGGACACCAGCGGTGCCGGGGCGAAACGAACTGGCCCTAGGCAACAATTCAGGATACACCGTTTGGCCCCTTGCACTCAGGTTCAGGTTAACCCAAAAGTATTAACGATTGGTTAACCTCGCGGATAAATTTCCCTTTACCGCGGCGGGGCCTCTTCCGCCGCCACCGACCTCGCCGGTCTGGGAGCTGGCTCATTCGACGCTGTCCTGCTGATGGGACCCCTCTACCACCTTCTGAAGGAGGAGGACCGGCGGCGGGCGGCCGCCGAGGCCAGGCGCGTGCTGAGGCCCGGGGGTCTCCTTCTTGCCTCTTTCATCAGCCGCTACGCCCCCCTCAGGGACGTGGCCAAGTTCGAGCCCGACTGGATCGTCGAGCACCAGGCCGATGCCGAGGCCGTGTTGGCCAGAGGGGTGCTGGTCGCCCCGACCGGCTTCACCGACGCCTACTTCGCCCATCCGACCGAGGTCTTGCCGTTCATGAAGGAGTGCGGGTACGAGGCCCTTGACCTGGTCGCCTGCGAGGGCGTGATCAGCATGATCGAGGAGAAGGTCAACGGGTTGACCGGCGCGGCCTGGGAGGCCTGGGTCGACCTCAACCACCGCCTGGGCAAGGACCCATCGGTCCATGGCGGGGCGGAGCATCTGCTCTACGTCGGACGCAGGACATGACGGTCGCCGGCCCCGCCTGACCGTCCTTGCCGGAATCGTCTCCGGATGAAGAAAGGCCGACCTCGCGGTCGGCCTTTCTCCGTCGGGTTCGGGCCCGGGAACCGGAACCGGGACGTGAGCGGGGAAAACCGGGGCGGGGGGGAGATGGGAGGTGTGGTTCAGGCGTGGAGCTTCTTCATCACGTGGGCCATGTTCTCGCAGAAGTGCTTGATCGTGTCCAGCCCTTCCTGGTCCTTGTCGGCGTCCCGGGCCCCGCGGGTACCGGCCACCGACATGCTCCAGTAGCTTGAGCCGGGGACGATCATGTCGTTGATGTAAAACCACATGAGGAGTTGGGCGAAGGCCAGGTTATGACCGGTCCGGCGGGCGACCGTGATCGGGCCGCCGACCTTCCCGGACATGAACTTGCCCGACCAGCGCGAGGAGAAACCGACCCGGTCCAAAAGGGCCATCAACTGCGGGACGACCGAGCTGTAGTAGACCGGCGAGCCCAGGATGATCCCGTCGGCCTCATACATCTTGTCGGCGATGGGCTCGAAGTCGTCGCCCTCGATGACGCACCGGTTGGCCTTGACGCAGCCGTAGCAGCCGTCACAGGGCTGGACGGTCTTGCCCCGTAGACTGATCAACTCGGTCTCGAAGCCCTGCTCCTTCAACTGGTCAAGAGCGAAACGGACCAGGTACTCAGTGTTGCCTTCCTTCCGCAAGCTGCCGCTGATGCCGACGACTTTCATCTAGGACTCCCCCTTTCCCTCGTTGGGTCCGCTTCCCTCGTTGGGTCCGCGCCGGCTGTCCAGGCCATGGAGGATGAATTCCAGGATGGTCTCCATGGCTTTCTTGGGCGGTTCACGCCCTTCCCAGACCGGCCAGCGCTCGCCGGTAAAGACGGAGATGCCCATCAGACAGTAGGCCAGAGCTTCCGGGTCCAGATCCCGAACCGAGCCCTCGGCCATGGCCGGCTTCAACCGGTCGGCGTAGGCCCGGGCGAAGGAACTGTAGTACCAGCGGTAGAGGTCGTGGTCGACGTATTCAGCGTCGCGGATCAACCGGTAGAGCTTGTCGTGCCGGAGGATGAAGCGATGGAAGGCCCGGACGCCCGCCCTTTCTGCCTCACGCCGGTCCTGATGACGCCCGGCCACCATCTGCAGATCCCGCCTGACCGTCTGATGGAGGTGGATGATGAGCTGCCGGAAGACCGCCTTCTTGGACTTGAAGTAGAGGTAGAACGTGCCCTGGCCGATGCCGGCCCGGCTGGTTATCTCGAAGACTGAGGCGTCGTAGTAGCCCTTCTCGCCGAAGACCTCCTCGGCGGCATGCAGGATGCGGTCGTAGGTGATGGCCCCGCGCTTGGTCTTGGGCGGGGTGACCAGATGGGCCCCGGTCGGCCCCGGATCGACCTCGGTCTCCTCCGGGCAGGTGTCGGTCTCGGGAACCGTCTCGGGGACCTGGTCGTCGGCGGGCGAGCGTCGGTGGGGCATCGTCAACTCTCCTCTGTGAGCTCGGGCTGGCGCGTCGGGTCGGGTCGCCCGCGTCGGGTCGGGCCGCTTCGACCCGCTATTTCCGGTCCTTCCAGTTGGGCACGGGATAGGTCAGCTGGGTCGTGGCCAGCTTGTCGGGGAAGACGATCTCCTGCTTGCCGCCGCGCCACTGGACGATGATCAGGTTCGTGAAGCCCTGATACTTGGCGACCCGGCTGGGCTTGAAGCTCAGTTCCATCCCCAGGGGCGAGGCGTATTTGGTGGCCGCCAGGGCTTTCTTGATCTGCGCCTGGTCGAGCTTGCCGGCGGTCTTGATGGCGTCCATCACGGTCATCGCGTTGGTGTAGGCCAATGGAGCCCAGTAGCTATTGGGGGCTGAGCCGAACTTGGCCTTGTAGGCGTCGTTGAACTTCTTGGCCTCCGGCGTCGGTGCGGCGTCCGGACTCCAGACCACCAGGCCGGCCATGTACTCGGCTTCCTTGACCTTGCCGAAGTCCTTCGGCCAGCCCGGGGTGTAGGCGACGATCAAGTTCGGGTTGAAGCCGGCTTCCTTGGACTGAGTGACCATCGGGATGGCGTCGGCCGGGTAGCCGATCCAGACCAAGGTGTCAGGCTTGTAGCCCTTGATCTTGGTGAGGAGGGCCGAGAGGTCCGGGCTGCCCGACTTGAACGGCTCGAAGCCGAGGATCTTGATCCCGGTATCCTTGAGGGCCTCCTTGAGCATATCGACGTTGCTGGTCCCGAAGAGGCCGTCCTCATGGGCCACGACGATGTTCGGGACCTTGGCCGCGACGAGGAAGTTCTTCAGCGTGTCGACGTTCATGTATTCCCACGGGTGGTAGTGGAAGAACCAATCGGCGTCGCCGAAGGCCTGCTCGACCGCACGGGCGGCGGCCCCCGTCAGGGCCATGATCGGGGCGTATTGCTGCTGATACTTCTTGGCCGGCTCGGCCAGGGCCTTGACGACGGTGCTGGAGACCTCACCCATGACCACCGGCACGTTGTCCTTGGTGATCAGCTTCTCGAAGCTGGCCACCGCGGCGGTCGCGTCCTTGGAGTCCTCGACGAGGATTTCGACCTTTCGTCCAAGGATGCCTCCAGCCGCGTTGACCTCTTCTTGAGCCATGAGGAAGGCATTCTTCATCTCTTGCCCGGTGGCCGCCGAAGGACCGGACAGGGGAGCCAGGGCCCCGAGCTTGATGGCCCCCTTCGGAGCGCAACCGGCCAAGGTCAGCGCGCTGGTGACCGCCAGGACCAGGCACAGTAAGAGCATCCCGAGCTTCTTGGACACTTCCAGACCCTCCATATTAGAGCCGTCTTGGATTCCTGGGTCAGGCCGACTTGGATTCCCGCAGGACCCGTTTGAGGATCTTACCGACCCCGCTCTTTGGCAGACTGTCAGTGAGTGTGTAGTGCTTGGGTATTTTGTAGCGGGCGATCTTGCCTTGGAGGAATTGAGCCAGTTCTTCGGGCGTCGGGTTGTGGCCCGGCCGGGGCACGATGAAAGCCTTGCCTACCTCCCCCCATTTATCATCAGGGACGCCGATGACCGCGACTTCGGAAACCTTCGGATGAGTAGATAACACCGCCTCGACTTCGACCGGGAAGACGTTCTCACCGCCCGAGATGAACATGTCTTTCTTGCGGTCCATGATGTAGAAGAAACCGTCCGCGTCGACCGCGGCGATGTCGCCGGTGTGGACCCACCCGTCGATGAGCGTGTCGGCGGTGGCTTTCTCGTTCTGCCAGTAGCCGGAGAAGACTACCGGCCCGGACAGGAGGAGCTCGCCGAGCTCGTCGGGCTTGGTTTGGTGGCCCTCTTCGTCGACCACCTTGGCCTGGCAATACATGAAGGGGATGCCGACCGACCGCCACTTGGCCTTCATCGTCTCCCAGGAGAGCCGCTTCCACGGCATGAAGAGGTTGTTCGGGCCGCCCTCGGTGATCCCCATGCCCTGGACGAAGACCGTCCCCCGGTCCCAGAAGGGCTCCATCACCGGCCGGGGACAGGCGGCCGCCCCGGACATCACGCACTCGAGCGAGGAGAGGTCCGTCTTGGCGAAGCTGGGGAGCTGCTCCATCATGTGGTACATGGTGGCCGCCCCGAAGAGCATCGTGATCCTGTGCTTGGGGATCCAATCGAGGATCTCTTGCGGGTCGAAGCCGCGGTCGAGGAGCAACCGTCCGCCGGCGAAGATGAGCGGTAGGGTCAGGAGGTTCCAGCCGCCGGTGTGGAAGAACGGCAGCATGTTGGGGGCGGTCGAGTTCGGTCCGAGGCCCCAGCAGACGGCCTCGCTGACCATGTTGAAGTAGAAGGCCCGGTGGGATAGGATGGCCGCCTTGGGGAGTCCGGTCGTCCCTCCGGTGAACAGGAGCAGGTGCGGGTCGGCGAGGTCGATGGGGGAGGCGTCCGGCACCGCGTCGCGGGCCTTGGCCAGCAGCTCCTGGTAGTCGATGGCCCCGGCCGCGTCGACCGTGTCGGTCCCCCGGCCGATGCGGATGGCCGCTTCGACCCCCGGTGACATGGCCAACTGGGCGGCCAGGGCGGCGAAGTCCGCCTCGTAGGCCAAGACCTTCGGCCCGGTGAGCTTGATCATGAAGGTCAACTCGTCCGGGGACAGGCGCAGGTTGAGGGGCACGAGGACGAGCCCGGTCTTCTGGGTGGCGAAGAAGAAATCGAAGTACTCGATGATGTTCCGGGCCAGGACGGCCACCCGGTCGCCCTTCTTCAGGCCCAACCCGGCGGTGAGCGCGTTGGCCAGCCTCCGTGCTCTCGAGTTCAGTTCGCCATAGGTGTACCAGCGCCCAGCGGGTTCGTACCAGACCACCTCCCGGTCGGGGTAGACCCCGGCCTTTCGCTCCAGGAGGTCAAGGGTCCATCTCCAGTCGCTCACCGGATCCTCCTCCTCTCGTGATCGGGCCTCGGCGGTTTGGGGCTGAGCGCGGCCAAGGCCGCGCCTTTACAATCCAAGGTAGGCCTGGCGGACCCGGTCGTCAGCCAGGAGTTCTTGACTGGTTCCCTGATGGACGACCCGGCCGTTCTCCAGGACGTAACCGCGATCGGCGAAACGCAGGCTACGCCAGACGTTCTGCTCGACCAGCAGGACGGTGACGCCCTGCCGGTTGATTTCCGCCAGGGCCTGGAAGACCGCGTCGACGAGGACCGGGGCCAGCCCGAGGGAGGGCTCGTCGACGAGGAGCATCTTCGGGTCGGCCATCAACGCCCGGGCCAGGGCGAGCATCTGTTGCTCGCCGCCGCTCATCGTCCCGGCCGCCTGTCCCAGGCGTTCCGCCAACCGGGGGAAGACGCTCAGGACGCGATCCTCGACCTGGCGGTGATGACGGCGGGCCCTGGGCAGGTAGGCCGCCCCCAACTCGAGGTTCTCGCGGACGGTCATCCTGGGAAAGACATAGCGTCCCTGCGGCACCTGGGACAGCCCCAGGCGGACGATCCGGGCGGGGGAGAGGCCGGCCAGCGGCCGCCCGTCGAAGGAGACCCGCCCATGGGCCGCCCGGTGCAGCCCGGAGATGGC of the Bacillota bacterium genome contains:
- a CDS encoding methyltransferase domain-containing protein yields the protein MSLYRGGASSAATDLAGLGAGSFDAVLLMGPLYHLLKEEDRRRAAAEARRVLRPGGLLLASFISRYAPLRDVAKFEPDWIVEHQADAEAVLARGVLVAPTGFTDAYFAHPTEVLPFMKECGYEALDLVACEGVISMIEEKVNGLTGAAWEAWVDLNHRLGKDPSVHGGAEHLLYVGRRT
- a CDS encoding flavodoxin family protein, producing the protein MKVVGISGSLRKEGNTEYLVRFALDQLKEQGFETELISLRGKTVQPCDGCYGCVKANRCVIEGDDFEPIADKMYEADGIILGSPVYYSSVVPQLMALLDRVGFSSRWSGKFMSGKVGGPITVARRTGHNLAFAQLLMWFYINDMIVPGSSYWSMSVAGTRGARDADKDQEGLDTIKHFCENMAHVMKKLHA
- a CDS encoding TetR/AcrR family transcriptional regulator, which translates into the protein MPHRRSPADDQVPETVPETDTCPEETEVDPGPTGAHLVTPPKTKRGAITYDRILHAAEEVFGEKGYYDASVFEITSRAGIGQGTFYLYFKSKKAVFRQLIIHLHQTVRRDLQMVAGRHQDRREAERAGVRAFHRFILRHDKLYRLIRDAEYVDHDLYRWYYSSFARAYADRLKPAMAEGSVRDLDPEALAYCLMGISVFTGERWPVWEGREPPKKAMETILEFILHGLDSRRGPNEGSGPNEGKGES
- a CDS encoding ABC transporter substrate-binding protein, translated to MSKKLGMLLLCLVLAVTSALTLAGCAPKGAIKLGALAPLSGPSAATGQEMKNAFLMAQEEVNAAGGILGRKVEILVEDSKDATAAVASFEKLITKDNVPVVMGEVSSTVVKALAEPAKKYQQQYAPIMALTGAAARAVEQAFGDADWFFHYHPWEYMNVDTLKNFLVAAKVPNIVVAHEDGLFGTSNVDMLKEALKDTGIKILGFEPFKSGSPDLSALLTKIKGYKPDTLVWIGYPADAIPMVTQSKEAGFNPNLIVAYTPGWPKDFGKVKEAEYMAGLVVWSPDAAPTPEAKKFNDAYKAKFGSAPNSYWAPLAYTNAMTVMDAIKTAGKLDQAQIKKALAATKYASPLGMELSFKPSRVAKYQGFTNLIIVQWRGGKQEIVFPDKLATTQLTYPVPNWKDRK
- a CDS encoding AMP-binding protein, whose translation is MSDWRWTLDLLERKAGVYPDREVVWYEPAGRWYTYGELNSRARRLANALTAGLGLKKGDRVAVLARNIIEYFDFFFATQKTGLVLVPLNLRLSPDELTFMIKLTGPKVLAYEADFAALAAQLAMSPGVEAAIRIGRGTDTVDAAGAIDYQELLAKARDAVPDASPIDLADPHLLLFTGGTTGLPKAAILSHRAFYFNMVSEAVCWGLGPNSTAPNMLPFFHTGGWNLLTLPLIFAGGRLLLDRGFDPQEILDWIPKHRITMLFGAATMYHMMEQLPSFAKTDLSSLECVMSGAAACPRPVMEPFWDRGTVFVQGMGITEGGPNNLFMPWKRLSWETMKAKWRSVGIPFMYCQAKVVDEEGHQTKPDELGELLLSGPVVFSGYWQNEKATADTLIDGWVHTGDIAAVDADGFFYIMDRKKDMFISGGENVFPVEVEAVLSTHPKVSEVAVIGVPDDKWGEVGKAFIVPRPGHNPTPEELAQFLQGKIARYKIPKHYTLTDSLPKSGVGKILKRVLRESKSA
- a CDS encoding ABC transporter ATP-binding protein, whose amino-acid sequence is MTEALLEVAGLSASHGSVQVLREIDLRVSPGEAVALVGANSAGKTTLMRAISGLHRAAHGRVSFDGRPLAGLSPARIVRLGLSQVPQGRYVFPRMTVRENLELGAAYLPRARRHHRQVEDRVLSVFPRLAERLGQAAGTMSGGEQQMLALARALMADPKMLLVDEPSLGLAPVLVDAVFQALAEINRQGVTVLLVEQNVWRSLRFADRGYVLENGRVVHQGTSQELLADDRVRQAYLGL